A portion of the Deltaproteobacteria bacterium genome contains these proteins:
- the fbaA gene encoding class II fructose-bisphosphate aldolase produces MPVADYRVYCEMLDRAQENDYAYPAINVTSLVTANAVLRGLAEARSDGIIQVSTGGGSFASGLSLGDMVLGAISIAEHVHRAAERYDIYVALHTDHCTADKLESFVIPLIEETERRRAAGMKNLFNSHMFDGSTLPLSENLKLAVPLLERCHRNEIILEVETGIVGGEEDGVSGEDAPPEKLYTTPEDMLEVARTLSQVKGARFLLAATFGNVHGVYKPGKVKLRPKILKEGQEAVESAFGKDARFDLVFHGGSGSTLEEIRETLEYGVVKMNIDTDTQYAFSRPIADHMMKHYDGVLKVDGEVGNKKMYDPRNYLKLAEASMAERVKLGASDLRSEGNTLFGS; encoded by the coding sequence ATGCCAGTTGCCGACTACAGGGTTTACTGCGAGATGCTCGATCGGGCACAGGAAAATGACTATGCCTATCCCGCCATAAACGTGACGTCCCTCGTGACGGCGAACGCCGTCCTTCGCGGGCTCGCCGAAGCAAGGAGCGACGGCATCATACAGGTTTCAACCGGGGGAGGCTCGTTCGCGTCGGGCCTGTCCCTGGGAGACATGGTGCTGGGGGCGATCTCGATCGCCGAGCACGTGCACCGGGCTGCAGAGCGGTACGACATCTACGTCGCCCTCCACACCGATCACTGCACCGCCGACAAGCTGGAAAGCTTCGTCATTCCCCTCATCGAGGAGACGGAGCGCCGCCGCGCGGCGGGCATGAAGAACCTTTTCAACAGCCACATGTTCGACGGGAGCACCCTCCCCTTGAGCGAAAATCTTAAGCTGGCGGTACCGCTGCTCGAGCGCTGCCACAGAAACGAGATAATCCTGGAAGTGGAGACGGGCATCGTGGGCGGAGAGGAAGACGGGGTCAGCGGTGAGGACGCTCCCCCGGAAAAGCTCTACACCACTCCCGAAGACATGCTGGAAGTGGCAAGGACGCTGAGCCAGGTCAAAGGCGCACGATTCCTCCTTGCGGCTACCTTCGGGAACGTCCACGGCGTCTACAAGCCCGGCAAGGTGAAGCTGCGCCCGAAGATCCTGAAGGAGGGGCAGGAGGCGGTGGAGAGTGCATTCGGGAAGGATGCCCGCTTCGACCTGGTCTTTCACGGCGGCTCGGGTTCCACCCTTGAGGAGATCCGGGAGACCCTCGAATACGGCGTTGTGAAGATGAACATCGATACCGACACGCAGTACGCCTTCTCCCGGCCGATTGCGGACCACATGATGAAGCACTATGACGGTGTCCTGAAAGTGGACGGCGAGGTGGGCAACAAGAAGATGTACGACCCCCGCAACTATCTGAAGCTGGCCGAGGCTTCCATGGCGGAGCGGGTAAAGCTGGGGGCTTCGGACCTCAGGTCCGAGGGAAACACCCTGTTTGGCAGCTGA
- a CDS encoding LysE family transporter — protein MGYLISGVVFGTAAGISPGPLLTLVIAETIKHSKREGIKVASAPIITDLPIVMASIYVIAKLSHSDLLLGIISIFGAAFIGYLACESITVKGVELDLGKVKPRSLRKGVITNFLNPHPYLFWIAVGAPVTLKAFEDSFLSAFSFILGFYLCLIGSKVLIALVVDRSKDFLKSSAYVYILRVLGVILLIFSGLFIRDGLKFFGLIR, from the coding sequence ATGGGCTATCTGATTTCAGGAGTAGTTTTTGGGACCGCTGCGGGAATATCTCCCGGACCGCTGTTGACGCTCGTAATCGCCGAAACCATAAAGCATAGCAAGAGGGAAGGCATCAAGGTCGCCAGCGCTCCTATCATTACGGATCTGCCCATAGTAATGGCGTCGATCTATGTTATCGCGAAACTGTCCCACTCCGATCTTTTGCTGGGGATCATTTCTATTTTCGGTGCAGCCTTTATCGGGTATCTGGCCTGCGAGAGCATTACCGTTAAAGGGGTTGAGCTGGACCTTGGGAAAGTCAAACCCAGGTCTCTGAGAAAAGGGGTGATTACCAACTTTCTCAATCCCCATCCGTATCTTTTCTGGATTGCAGTGGGTGCCCCTGTTACGTTAAAAGCGTTTGAAGACAGTTTCCTGTCGGCATTTTCTTTCATACTGGGATTCTACCTCTGTTTGATAGGATCGAAAGTGCTGATAGCACTGGTGGTTGACAGGTCCAAGGATTTTCTCAAGAGCAGCGCATACGTGTATATCCTTCGCGTGCTCGGCGTTATCTTGTTGATATTTTCAGGGCTCTTTATCAGGGATGGCCTGAAATTTTTCGGTCTTATCCGTTAG
- a CDS encoding ATP-dependent 6-phosphofructokinase has product MEVRSHDFQVSALGACTFPNPMQGVTFVADGSQVLYHGKIDEVRKFFDRGESPPAFEVAGPREKIFFDPSKLSCGVVTCGGLCPGLNDVIRSIVLNLYHHYGVKRVLGFPFGFEGLTDKYGHVPMELTPGVVNIIHEQGGTILGSSRGAQAVGEMVDTLERFNIGILFTIGGDGTLRGAQAISDEIARRGLSISAIGIPKTIDNDISFIHWSFGFETAVSEARRVIYGAHTEATGARNGVGLVKLMGRESGFIAAYSALANNDVNFCLIPEVPFTLEGFLAALEKRIEQRGHAVIVVAEGAGQDLMAETGERDASGNIRFGDIGLFLRDAIRAHFASLGTELNLKYIDPSYTIRSIPANARDSAFCLLLGQLAVHAGMAGRTGMVVGNWRQEFTHVPIPLTVSARKKVDPGDRLWSSVLAATGQPKDMR; this is encoded by the coding sequence ATGGAAGTGAGGAGTCATGATTTTCAGGTTTCGGCGCTTGGCGCGTGCACCTTTCCGAACCCCATGCAGGGTGTTACCTTCGTCGCTGACGGGAGCCAGGTGCTTTACCACGGAAAGATCGATGAGGTGCGAAAATTCTTCGACAGGGGGGAATCCCCACCCGCCTTCGAGGTGGCAGGCCCCAGGGAGAAGATCTTTTTCGACCCGTCGAAGCTCTCCTGCGGGGTCGTGACCTGCGGTGGGCTCTGCCCGGGGCTGAACGACGTGATCCGGTCCATCGTGCTGAACCTCTATCATCACTACGGCGTGAAAAGGGTGCTGGGGTTTCCTTTCGGGTTCGAGGGGCTCACCGACAAATACGGCCATGTTCCCATGGAACTTACTCCCGGGGTGGTCAACATCATACACGAGCAGGGGGGGACGATCCTCGGTTCCTCCCGGGGAGCCCAGGCTGTGGGGGAGATGGTCGATACACTGGAGCGGTTCAATATCGGCATCCTCTTCACTATCGGGGGGGACGGTACCCTCCGGGGGGCTCAGGCCATATCGGACGAGATCGCGCGCCGGGGCCTTTCCATTTCTGCCATAGGGATCCCGAAGACCATCGACAACGACATCTCATTCATCCACTGGTCCTTCGGGTTCGAGACGGCCGTATCAGAGGCCAGGAGGGTGATCTACGGGGCCCACACGGAGGCCACGGGGGCGAGAAACGGCGTCGGCCTCGTGAAGCTCATGGGCCGCGAATCGGGATTCATAGCGGCCTATTCAGCCCTTGCGAACAACGACGTGAACTTCTGCCTGATCCCGGAAGTTCCCTTCACCCTGGAGGGATTTCTCGCAGCACTGGAAAAGAGGATCGAGCAGAGAGGCCATGCCGTGATCGTCGTTGCGGAAGGTGCGGGGCAGGATTTGATGGCGGAGACGGGGGAGCGGGATGCCTCGGGAAACATCCGCTTCGGGGATATCGGGCTCTTCTTGAGAGACGCGATCAGGGCCCATTTCGCGAGCCTGGGCACGGAGCTGAATCTCAAATACATCGATCCGAGCTACACGATCCGGAGCATTCCCGCCAACGCCCGGGACTCTGCCTTTTGCCTCCTCCTCGGGCAGCTTGCGGTACATGCGGGAATGGCGGGACGCACGGGTATGGTGGTTGGAAACTGGAGGCAGGAGTTTACTCACGTACCGATTCCACTCACCGTTTCCGCGCGCAAGAAGGTGGATCCCGGCGACAGGCTCTGGAGCAGCGTCCTTGCCGCTACGGGACAGCCAAAGGACATGCGGTAG